Proteins from a single region of Lates calcarifer isolate ASB-BC8 linkage group LG19, TLL_Latcal_v3, whole genome shotgun sequence:
- the LOC108892567 gene encoding LOW QUALITY PROTEIN: C-1-tetrahydrofolate synthase, cytoplasmic-like (The sequence of the model RefSeq protein was modified relative to this genomic sequence to represent the inferred CDS: deleted 1 base in 1 codon), with amino-acid sequence MSTQIISGKDVSAQVRERLKKDVEQMKLQDPNFRPGLVVLQVGDRDDSNLYISMKLKAAAEIGINATHLRLPKTATEEEVLHSITEVNENSSVHGLIVQLPLDSIHKIDTEKVTNAVAPEKDVDGLTSINAGKLSRGDLGDCFIPCTPNGCMELIRQTGVSVAGKRAVVIGRSKIVGAPMHDLLLWNHATVTTCHSKTADLAGEVGKADILVVGIGKAEMVKGEWIKKGAVVIDCGINHIPDETKASGKRVVGDVHYASAKEQAGFITPVPGGVGPMTVAMLMANTVLSAKRFLEGHQPGKWNISCTKLNLQKPVPSDIVISRSCVPKPIDRLAREVGLLSDEVELYGKTKAKVQLSIVKRLQAQPDGKYVVVTGITPTPLGEGKSTTTIGLVQALGAHMNLNVFACVRQPSQGPTFGIKGGAAGGGYSQVIPMEEFNLHLTGDIHAITAANNLVAAAIDARMFHESTQSDKALYNRLVPLSGGQRKFSPIQINRLRKLGIEKTDPSTLTEEEITRFARLDIDPSSVTWQRVLDTNDRFLRKITIGQSPTEKGYTREAQFDITVASEIMAVLALTSSLEDMRQRMAKMVVATSRSGQPITTEDLGVSGALTVLMKDAIKPNLMQTLEGTPVFVHAGPFANIAHGNSSILADKIALKLVGPEGFVVTEAGFGADIGMEKFFNIKCRYSGLRPHVVVLVATVRALKMHGGGPTVTAGMPLPKEYVEENLELLEKGCSNMRKQIENAQHFGVPVVVAVNGFKTDTEAELDLVCSMAKAAGAYDAVRCSHWAEGGAGAVALGQAVQRASGAPSNFKFLYDLELPIADKIRIIAQKIYGADDIELLPEAQHKVELYTKQGFGNLPICMAKTHLSLSHEADKKGVPTGFVLPIRDIRASVGAGFLFPLVGTMPTIPGLPTRPCFYDIDLDPETEQVNGLF; translated from the exons ATGTCCACTCAAATTATTAGTGGGAAGGACGTTTCAGC GCAGGTGAGGGAGCGTCTGAAGAAGGATGTA GAGCAGATGAAGCTTCAGGACCCCAACTTCAGACCTGGTCTAGTTGTTTTACAG GTTGGAGACCGTGATGATTCAAATCTGTACATCAGCATGAAGttgaaggcagcagcagag attgGAATAAATGCCACACATTTGAGACTTCCCAAGACggcaacagaggaggag gtTCTTCACAGCATCACAGAGGTGAACGAGAACTCGTCTGTCCACGGCCTCATCGTGCAGCTGCCCTTGGACTCGATCCATAAGATCGACACAGAGAAGGTCACCAACGCCGTGGCCCCAGAGAAGGATGTAGACGG GCTAACCAGCATTAATGCAGGGAAGCTGTCTCGCGGGGACCTGGGAGACTGCTTCATCCCCTGCACGCCAAATGGCTGCATGGAGTTGATCAGgcagacag GTGTGTCTGTGGCAGGGAAGAGAGCGGTAGTGATTGGCCGCAGCAAGATCGTGGGTGCGCCGATGCACGACCTGCTGCTGTGGAACCACGCCACCGTCACCACCTGCCACTCCAAAACCGCTGATCTCGCTGGAGAG GTGGGAAAGGCAGACATCCTGGTCGTCGGCATCGGGAAAGCAGAGATGGTGAAAGGAGAGTGGATCAAGAAGGGGGCTGTGGTCATCGACTGTGGCATCAATCACATTCCAG ATGAGACTAAAGCCAGTGGGAAGCGGGTGGTGGGTGATGTCCACTACGCTTCAGCAAAGGAGCAGGCTGGCTTCATCACTCCGGTGCCTGGTGGTGTTGGACCCATGACTGTGGCCATGCTGATGGCG aaCACAGTGCTGAGTGCAAAGCGCTTCCTGGAGGGACATCAACCAGGGAAGTGGAACATTTCTTGCACCAAACTCAACCTGCAGAAGCCTGTCCCAAG TGACATTGTGATCTCTCGTTCCTGTGTGCCCAAGCCCATCGACCGTCTGGCAAGAGAGGTGGGCCTGCTCTCTGATGAGGTGGAACTCTATGGCAAGACTAAGGCCAAGGTCCAGCTCAGTATCGTCAAACGCCTGCAGGCCCAGCCAGATGGCAAATATGTGGTGGTGACTGG cATCACTCCCACCCCTCTTGGTGAGGGAAAGAGCACCACCACCATCGGCCTGGTGCAGGCCCTGGGAGCCCACATGAACCTTAATGTGTTCGCATGTGTCCGCCAGCCTTCTCAGGGACCCACTTTCGGCATCAAAG GTGGTGCTGCAGGAGGTGGATATTCACAAGTCATTCCGATGGAAGAG ttcaaCCTCCATCTCACTGGAGACATTCATGCTATCACAGCTGCCAACAACTTGGTGGCTGCTGCCATCGACGCCCGCATGTTCCACGAATCCACACAGTCTGACAAG GCTCTGTACAACCGCTTGGTGCCTCTCagtggaggacagaggaagtTCTCCCCCATCCAGATCAACAGACTGAGA AAACTGGGTATAGAGAAGACTGACCCCTCCACTCTGACTGAAGAAGAGATCACCCGCTTTGCTCGACTGGACATTGACCCAAGCTCTGTCACCTGGCAGAGAG tgtTGGATACTAATGATCGATTCCTGAGGAAGATCACTATTGGCCAGTCGCCAACTGAAAAAGGATACACAAGAGAg GCCCAGTTCGACATCACAGTGGCCAGTGAAATCATGGCAGTGCTGGCCCTCACCAGCAGCTTGGAGGACATGCGTCAGCGTATGGCCAAGATGGTCGTGGCCACCAGCCGCAGCGGACAGCCCATCACCACAGAGGACCTG GGTGTTAGTGGTGCTCTAACTGTGCTAATGAAAGATGCAATAAAGCCAAACCTGATGCAGACTTTGGAG GGAACCCCTGTGTTTGTCCACGCGGGCCCGTTTGCCAACATCGCCCATGGCAACTCCTCCATCCTGGCTGATAAAATAGCCCTGAAACTGGTTGGACCCGAGGGCTTTGTAG TGACAGAGGCTGGTTTTGGTGCCGACATTGGCATGGAGAAGTTCTTCAACATCAAGTGCCGCTACTCAGGCCTGAGGCCGCatgtggtggtgttggtggcTACCGTCCGAGCCCTGAAGATGCATGGAGGAGGACCAACG GTTACTGCTGGGATGCCACTGCCAAAGGAATATGTGGAGGAG AACCTGGAGCTTCTGGAGAAGGGCTGCAGCAACATGAGGAAGCAGATAGAGAATGCACAGCACTTTGGTGTGCCTGTAGTGGTGGCTGTCAATGGTTTCAA GACAGACACTGAGGCTGAGCTGGACTTAGTCTGCAGCATGGCCAAAGCTGCCGGAGCCTACGATGCCGTGCGATGCTCCCACTGGGCTGAGGGCGGAGCTGGTGCGGTGGCCCTGGGTCAGGCCGTCCAGAGGGCCTCTGGGGCTCCCAGCAACTTTAAGTTCCTCTATGATTTGGAG CTCCCCATTGCTGATAAGATTCGAATAATTGCCCAGAAGATCTATGGTGCAGATGATATTGAGCTTCTCCCAGAGGCTCAACACAAGGTGGAGCTCTACACCAAACAG GGTTTTGGCAATCTGCCAATTTGCATGGCAAAGACTCACCTGTCGCTCTCTCACGAGGCAGACAAGAAGGGTGTGCCCACAGGGTTCGTCCTGCCAATCAGAGACATCCGAGCCAGTGTGGGCGCTGGCTTTCTGTTCCCACTGGTTGGCACG ATGCCCACCATCCCTGGTCTGCCCACCAGGCCTTGTTTCTATGATATTGACctggaccctgaaactgaacaGGTCAACGGGCTCTTCTAA